A single region of the Drosophila takahashii strain IR98-3 E-12201 chromosome 2R, DtakHiC1v2, whole genome shotgun sequence genome encodes:
- the Trpm gene encoding transient receptor potential cation channel trpm isoform X2: MVVTDSPLAPHKYLRRISKDFSTVRRYSNTPAVVASVRASTSAFIAAESAAHLPTTHCRGESPPFPRTPASTPRGIRRRQRMRKRSSVSSTLSKVLILNVRDLLKAHPGSEPLKEHQPRSWIETNFQKRECIKFIPCPRDDTKCCCGQAQITHQTIPGIESGSPGDLWLPTKHTRPQPTDAYGTIEFQGGAHPTKAQYVRLSFDTRPELLVQLFTKEWNLELPKLLITVQGGKANFDLQAKLKKEIRKGLLKAAKTTGAWIFTGGTNTGVTKQVGDALLLEGQQRTGRVVSIGIAPWGIVERNHELLGHNREVPCHSISSPRSKLAVLNNRHAYFLLVDNGTQAKYGAELILRRKLEKFISNLKLHPFTHSSTPVVCLVIEGGTNTIRAVLEYVTDSPPVPVVVCDGSGRAADLLAFVHKYASDGEEQPVLESMRDYLIGTIQKTFEVGLDQSEKLYQELLQCTRNKNLITVFRIQEKPEGEAQELDQTILTALFKSQHLSPPEQLSLALTWNRVDIARSEIFVYGQEWPNGALDEAMMQALEHDRIDFVKLLLENGVSMKKFLTIPRLEELYNTKHGPANTLGYILRDVRPHIPKGYIYTLHDIGLVINKLMGGAYRSYYTRRKFRPIYAKVMNSYANACRKSSTYQYQRYAGANSLSLVTGLLPFTSEMALFEFPFNELLIWAVLTKRQQMALLMWTHGEEALAKSLVSCKLYKAMAHEAAEDDLDTEIYEELRSYAKEFESKGNKLLDFSYRQDAEKAQRLLTCELHSWSNQSCLSLAVAANHRALLAHPCSQVILADLWMGGLRTRKNTNFKVILGLAMPFYIRQLDFKSKEELQQMPQTEEEHLENQNLDNDDSDRSQPDAEVSLTDSDPAQFREFFNLSEYNEVKQHQPLRLKKKFYEFYTAPITKFWADSIAYMFFLIMFSFTVLVKMEQMPRWQEWYSIAYITTLGFEKIREIISSEPVAITHKFSVWAWNMWNPCDGAAIILFVIGLAFRFRETTMDIGRVIYCVDSIYWYLRILNILGVNKYLGPLVTMMGKMVKNMIYFVVLLAVVLMSFGVSRQAILYPNKQPTWSLIKEVTFQPYFMLYGEVFAGDIDPPCGEDPSQPGCVTGHWVTPITMSMYLLIANILLINLLIAVFNNIFNEVNSVSHQVWMFQRFTVVMEYQQKPVLPPPFIALCHFYSLLKYCVRKAKGLEVQRDNGLKLFLEKDDLERLYDFEEECVEGFFHEQEIILNQSTDERVKNTTERVETMSQKIEDINQKENIQTATVQNIEFRLRKMEESSEQILSHLAVIHRFMSTHTAGTDDLRGSTINIPGEMQRMRTISISDTEAGPGGPGGNGGGGGGGGGGGAIVPLGLGAGLNLNSLQVTTRRRFNRSLTEVRPDAYIFDEGTHFEVVPLPEEPDEVVKSREALNEQVVRKASMQSETDSDIYLPLSQRPSTCETVKRTPYVTVRQDTGASTESKDTLTPMGNNDDDQTLVGGDNSDDAAPDINFEAARHRALRQRTVSLCRRNSETYSLTGADMNRSHISLNQLASLSRRQMSLTQSEPDSDKDAPAGQGSGSAHPGKSVLHAKPSRNILLKLHSEYTSITDELESVCHMIASPTVSLPSNKASLDRPKTEMSRAEAAALLEKKHLKECEENDYKILEGLIESRGSIDASAQGFEIGVSIDYSHRYPLRRETAVELSPSKPSVDGDLMGGGVGGGGAGGGDSSDTSGAGSCGAMVVVSSGFQLKNERPWQRNSSMEQQTYPSPLVPTRATSDFLNAPYEATGRLFKKSSESLQKNSSTETDYSAHPYRFIKQSSNETNTSLTGSYNVDTPSLTAEPSLDAGDSHSATGISISVGAVGGAATARYQPIRTASVGAADGRRLREESSSSLDLSASGPVTMQAAPAPPARPMQLKKQFSVDQGKPSQPAVGEAVPQTPEAAAQAGQAKLVSTLKPQPFASKLGMNVLKESSSSTEESIGSSAKSSNPALSIPQISTHLVQDEIAKLSSNIKSSTDSEKDPPFNETMC; the protein is encoded by the exons ATGCTGCTGTGGCCAGGCCCAGATCACGCATCAGACGATACCGGGCATCGAGAGTGGGTCGCCCGGAGACCTCTGGCTGCCCACGAAGCACACCCGCCCGCAGCCCACAGATGCCTATGGAACCATCGAGTTCCAGGGCGGCGCCCACCCCACAAAGGCACAG TACGTTCGCCTGTCGTTCGACACGCGGCCCGAGCTGCTGGTGCAGCTATTCACCAAGGAATGGAATCTGGAATTGCCAAAACTTTTGATCACCGTGCAGGGCGGCAAGGCCAACTTTGATTTGCAGGCCAAGCTGAAAAAG GAGATACGCAAAGGACTGCTGAAGGCGGCCAAGACCACGGGAGCCTGGATATTCACCGGCGGCACAAACACCG GCGTCACCAAGCAAGTGGGCGACGCCCTGCTCCTGGAGGGTCAGCAGCGGACAGGACGAGTGGTCAGCATCGGCATCGCTCCCTGGGGCATCGTGGAGCGCAATCACGAGCTGCTGGGCCACAACCGCGAGGTGCCCTGCCACAGCATTAGTTCGCCCAG ATCCAAGCTGGCCGTGCTGAACAATCGCCATGCCTACTTTCTCCTGGTGGACAATGGAACGCAGGCCAAGTACGGCGCCGAATTGATACTGCGTCGCAAGCTGGAGAAGTTCATATCCAACCTGAAGCTACACCCAT TCACACATTCCAGTACGCCCGTCGTCTGCCTGGTGATCGAGGGCGGCACCAACACGATACGTGCGGTGCTCGAGTACGTGACGGATTCGCCGCCGGTTCCGGTGGTCGTATGTGACGGATCCGGGCGTGCCGCCGACCTTTTGGCCTTCGTCCACAA ATATGCCTCGGATGGGGAGGAGCAGCCGGTACTGGAGTCCATGCGGGACTACCTCATCGGGACCATACAGAAGACCTTCGAAGTGGGCCTGGACCAATCCGAGAAACTCTACCAGGAGCTGCTACAGTGCACAAGGAACAAGAATCTG ATTACCGTCTTTCGCATACAGGAAAAGCCCGAGGGCGAGGCGCAGGAGCTGGATCAGACCATCTTAACGGCCCTCTTCAAGTCGCAGCATCTCAGTCCGCCGGAGCAATTGAGTCTTGCCCTGACGTGGAATCGGGTGGACATAGCGCGCAGCGAGATATTCGTCTACGGCCAGGAATGGCCCAATG GCGCCCTGGACGAGGCCATGATGCAGGCTCTGGAGCACGATAGAATCGATTTTGTCAAATTACTCCTCGAGAATGGCGTTTCGATGAAGAAATTTCTAACAATACCGCGCCTCGAGGAGCTCTACAATACCAAACACGGTCCGGCCAACACGCTGGG ATACATCCTGCGCGATGTCCGACCGCACATACCCAAGGGCTACATTTACACGCTCCACGACATCGGCCTGGTGATCAATAAACTAATGGGCGGCGCATATCG ATCCTATTACACGCGCCGCAAGTTCCGGCCCATCTACGCCAAGGTTATGAATAGCTATGCAAACGCCTGCCGCAAGTCATCCACCTACCAGTACCAGCGATATGCCGGAGCCAATTCGCTGAGCCTGGTCACCGGCCTGCTGCCCTTCACCTCGGAAATGGCCCTCTTCGAGTTCCCCTTCAACGAGCTGCTG ATCTGGGCCGTGCTGACCAAGCGACAACAGATGGCGCTGCTGATGTGGACGCACGGCGAGGAGGCGCTGGCCAAGTCGCTTGTGTCCTGCAAACTATACAAGGCCATGGCCCACGAGGCGGCCGAGGACGACCTGGACACGGAAATCTACGAGGAGCTGCGCTCCTATGCCAAGGAGTTCGAGAGCAAAG GCAACAAGTTGCTGGACTTTAGTTACCGGCAGGATGCGGAAAAGGCTCAAAGGCTGCTCACCTGTGAGCTGCACTCCTGGTCGAATCAGAGCTGCCTTTCCCTGGCTGTGGCGGCCAACCATCGTGCCCTGCTAGCTCATCCGTGCAGCCAGGTGATCCTGGCGGATCTCTGGATGGGTGGCCTGCGAACCCGCAAGAATACCAACTTTAAG GTCATCTTGGGTCTGgcgatgcccttctacatcaGGCAGCTGGACTTCAAGTCGAaggaggagctgcagcagATGCCGCAGACTGAGGAGGAGCATCTGGAGAACCAGAATCTGGACAATGACGACTCGGATCGATCGCAGCCGGATGCCGAG GTCTCGCTCACCGACTCGGATCCCGCCCAATTCAGGGAGTTCTTCAATCTCTCCGAGTACAATGAGGTGAAACAGCACCAGCCGCTGCGCCTGAAGAAGAAGTTCTACGAGTTCTACACGGCGCCCATAACCAAGTTCTGGGCCGATTCG ATTGCCTACATGTTCTTTCTCATAATGTTCTCCTTCACTGTGCTGGTGAAGATGGAGCAGATGCCGCGGTGGCAGGAGTGGTACTCAATAGCATATATCACAACGCTGGGCTTTGAAAAGATACGCGAAATAATATCCTCCGAACCGGTGGCCATTAC GCATAAATTCTCGGTGTGGGCGTGGAATATGTGGAATCCGTGCGACGGCGCCGCCATAATACTCTTCGTCATCGGCCTGGCATTTCGGTTCCGGGAGACCACCATGGACATTGGAAGGGTCATCTACTGCGTGGACAGCATCTACTGGTACCTGCGCATCCTGAACATCCTTGGTGTGAATAAATATCTGG GACCTTTGGTAACCATGATGGGCAAAATGGTGAAGAACATGATATACTTCGTGGTCCTGTTGGCCGTCGTTTTGATGAGTTTCGGGGTCAGCAGACAGGCGATTCTGTACCCCAACAAACAGCCCACCTGGAGTCTTATCAAGGAG GTCACCTTCCAGCCCTACTTCATGCTGTACGGAGAGGTGTTCGCCGGCGATATCGACCCTCCCTGCGGCGAGGATCCCAGCCAGCCGGGCTGCGTCACTG GGCACTGGGTAACGCCGATAACCATGTCCATGTACCTCTTGATTGCCAATATTCTGCTGATAAATCTGCTCATCGCCGTGTTCAACAACATCTTCAACGAGGTCAACTCGGTTTCGCATCAG GTGTGGATGTTCCAGCGGTTCACCGTGGTGATGGAGTACCAACAGAAGCCCGTCCTGCCGCCGCCCTTCATCGCGCTGTGCCACTTCTACTCGCTGCTCAAGTACTGTGTGCGAAAGGCGAAAG GATTGGAGGTGCAGCGGGACAACGGTCTCAAGCTGTTCCTCGAGAAGGACGACCTGGAGCGGCTGTACGACTTCGAGGAGGAGTGCGTCGAGGGCTTCTTTCATGAGCAGGAAATCATCCTCAATCAGTCGACGGACGAGCGGGTGAAGAACACCACGGAGCGAGTGGAGACCATGTCCCAGAAAATCGAGGACATCAATCAGAAGGAGAACATACAAACGGCCACCGTTCAG AACATCGAGTTCCGCCTGCGGAAGATGGAGGAGTCCTCGGAGCAGATACTCTCCCATTTGGCCGTTATACATCGCTTCATGTCGACACACACCGCCGGCACGGATGATTTGCGCGGCTCGACGATAAACATTCCGGGGGAGATGCAGCGCATGCGCACCATCTCGATTTCGGACACGGAGGCTGGACCGGGAGGACCGGGCGGAAATGGTGGCggaggcggtggtggtggcggcggaggagccATCGTTCCACTTGGCCTGGGCGCCGGACTGAATTTAAATTCGCTGCAG GTGACCACCCGGCGCCGCTTCAATCGTTCGCTGACCGAAGTCCGGCCGGATGCGTACATCTTCGACGAGGGCACGCACTTTGAGGTGGTGCCGCTGCCGGAGGAGCCGGACGAGGTGGTCAAGTCCCGGGAGGCGCTCAACGAGCAGGTGGTCCGCAAGGCGTCCATGCAATCGGAGACGGACTCGGACATCTACCTGCCCCTCTCACAGCGACCCTCGACCTGTGAGACAGTGAAGCGGACGCCCTATGTGACGGTTCGCCAGGATACGGGTGCCAGCACCGAGAGCAAGGACACCCTCACACCGATGGGCAACAACGATGACGACCAGACGCTCGTGGGAGGCGACAATTCCGACGATGCGGCGCCAGACATCAACTTTGAGG CTGCCAGACACCGGGCCCTCCGACAGCGAACGGTCTCCCTGTGCCGCCGCAACTCGGAGACGTACTCTCTCACCGGAGCGGACATGAACCGGTCGCACATCAGCCTCAACCAGCTGGCCTCCTTGTCCCGCCGCCAGATGAGCCTCACGCAATCCGAACCGGACAGCGACAAGGATGCACCCGCAGGCCAGGGATCCGGATCCGCACATCCCG GTAAATCAGTATTGCATGCGAAACCCTCCAGAAATATCTTGCTGAAACTGCACAGCGAGTATACCTCGATCACGGACGAGCTGGAGAGCGTCTGCCACATGATAGCATCGCCCACGGTCTCGCTGCCGAGCAACAAAG CTTCATTGGACCGCCCCAAAACCGAAATGTCGCGGGCCGAGGCTGCGGCCTTGCTGGAGAAGAAGCACCTGAAGGAGTGCGAGGAGAACGACTATAAGATACTGGAGGGACTGATTGAGTCACGCGGCTCCATCGATGCCAGCGCCCAGGGATTTGAG ATCGGCGTATCCATAGACTACAGCCATCGCTATCCGCTGCGACGCGAGACCGCCGTGGAGCTGTCGCCTTCGAAGCCCTCGGTCGACGGCGACCTGATGGGTGGCGGTGTCGGAGGTGGCGGCGCCGGCGGTGGCGATAGCAGCGACACCAGTGGAGCCGGTAGCTGCGGTGCCATGGTCGTCGTCTCGAGCGGCTTTCAGCTGAAGAACGAGCGCCCCTGGCAGCGCAACTCCTCGATGGAGCAGCAAACGTATCCCTCGCCCCTGGTGCCCACCCGGGCCACCAGTGACTTCCTCAATGCTCCGTACGAGGCTACCGGGCGGCTGTTCAAGAAGTCTAGCGAGAGTTTGCAGAAGAACTCCAGCACGGAGACGGACTACTCGGCCCATCCGTACCGCTTCATCAAGCAGAGTTCCAACGAGACGAACACCTCGCTGACGGGCTCCTACAACGTGGACACTCCCTCGCTGACGGCGGAGCCCTCGCTGGATGCCGGCGACTCGCACTCGGCGACGGGGATTAGCATCAGCGTTGGCGCTGTGGGCGGCGCTGCCACGGCACGTTACCAGCCCATCCGTACCGCCTCGGTGGGAGCTGCCGACGGCAGGCGTTTGCGGGAGGAGAGCTCCAGCTCGCTGGACCTCAGCGCCTCGGGGCCAGTGACGATGCAGGCAGCGCCGGCACCGCCAGCGCGTCCGATGCAGCTGAAGAAACAGTTTAGCGTCGACCAGGGCAAGCCGTCGCAGCCGGCGGTCGGTGAGGCAGTGCCTCAGACTCCGGAAGCCGCTGCCCAGGCTGGTCAGGCCAAACTGGTTTCCACACTCAAGCCGCAGCCCTTTGCCAGCAAGCTGGGCATGAATGTGCTGAAGGAGAGCAGCTCTAGCACAGAGGAGTCCATCGGGTCGTCCGCCAAGAGCAGCAATCCGGCCCTGTCCATACCACAGATTAGCACCCATCTGGTGCAGGACGAGATCGCCAAGCTGTCGTCGAACATCAAGAGCAGCACCGATTCGGAGAAAGACCCGCCGTTCAACGAGACAATGTGTTAG